In Deltaproteobacteria bacterium, the following are encoded in one genomic region:
- the menC gene encoding o-succinylbenzoate synthase, which yields MHTGAGMVSERVGLLLRLHADNGLVGIGEVAPHPAAGAGALAEAVCAIAGAQEALCAAASWPIDRLLEIADALPSPVALAGLEMAGYDLHARAAGLPLAAVLGRVRRRRVPVNATLAQRQPEAAAAAARAAAASGLSCLKLKIAGSKVDDEVARLAAIRAAVGDAMLLRLDCNASWTVDEAIAALPRLAPYGIDYVEQPVADIAGLAAVRAVVPLAIAADESAGDSAAIRAIAAAAAADVIILKPALVGLRKAAEMARTARACGLDVVVTSAFDSSIGVAAALHLAATLPEPLRHCGLATAELLAGDLTAVPLLAAGGHLRLPPGVGLGVTVSHSRLTRWGRESCQR from the coding sequence ATGCACACCGGCGCGGGTATGGTGAGTGAGCGCGTGGGGTTGCTGCTGCGCTTGCATGCCGACAACGGACTGGTGGGCATCGGCGAGGTGGCTCCGCATCCCGCCGCTGGCGCCGGAGCCCTGGCCGAGGCCGTGTGCGCGATCGCCGGGGCGCAGGAGGCCTTGTGCGCAGCGGCCTCGTGGCCGATCGACCGCCTGCTGGAGATCGCTGATGCGTTGCCCTCGCCGGTTGCACTCGCGGGCTTGGAGATGGCCGGGTACGATCTGCACGCGCGTGCCGCGGGTCTGCCACTGGCAGCAGTGCTCGGCCGCGTGCGCCGGCGGCGCGTGCCGGTCAATGCTACGCTCGCGCAGCGCCAACCGGAGGCCGCGGCCGCGGCCGCCCGCGCCGCCGCGGCCAGCGGCTTGTCTTGCCTCAAGCTCAAGATCGCCGGCAGCAAGGTGGACGACGAAGTGGCGCGGCTGGCCGCCATCCGCGCCGCGGTCGGTGACGCAATGTTGCTGCGGCTCGACTGCAACGCCAGCTGGACTGTGGACGAAGCAATCGCCGCCCTGCCGCGCCTGGCGCCCTACGGCATCGACTACGTCGAGCAGCCGGTGGCGGACATTGCCGGCCTGGCGGCGGTGCGGGCGGTGGTTCCGCTGGCGATTGCGGCGGACGAGAGTGCCGGCGACAGTGCCGCGATCCGTGCCATTGCCGCGGCCGCGGCCGCGGATGTGATTATCTTGAAGCCGGCGCTGGTGGGATTGCGAAAGGCGGCGGAGATGGCGCGGACGGCGCGCGCCTGTGGTCTCGATGTCGTTGTCACCTCGGCGTTCGACAGCAGCATAGGCGTCGCTGCGGCGTTGCACCTGGCGGCTACGCTGCCGGAGCCCCTGCGCCACTGCGGGCTTGCCACTGCGGAACTGCTGGCCGGCGATCTGACCGCCGTCCCGCTGCTGGCCGCCGGCGGCCACCTCCGGCTTCCGCCCGGTGTCGGACTCGGTGTGACAGTGAGTCACTCAAGACTCACCCGGTGGGGCAGGGAGAGCTGCCAGCGATGA
- a CDS encoding 1,4-dihydroxy-2-naphthoate polyprenyltransferase: MKPATRLQVWLLAIRPATLSAAVAPVLVGSALAWRDGGGHLGAALAALVAAVLIQIGTNLVNDVADCERGADDAARQGPLRVTAGGLLTAGEVKSAAALAFSAATVIGVWLVARSGWPILLLGAGAIAAGVAYTAGPWPLAYHGFGDPFVFAFFGLAAVAGTYYVQSGGSALAVWLAAVPLGALATAILVVNNVRDCDGDRRAGKRTLAVRLGARAGRLEYLALLGLAYAVPPALCAMGAASAWALLPWLSLPWAVRLGWQLATCGSAPGFNAALVNTARLHLAFGVLFALGLLR; the protein is encoded by the coding sequence GTGGGCAGCGCGCTGGCGTGGCGTGACGGCGGCGGCCACCTGGGCGCCGCGCTGGCCGCATTGGTGGCCGCGGTACTGATTCAGATCGGCACCAATCTGGTGAACGACGTTGCCGATTGCGAGCGTGGCGCCGACGATGCTGCGCGCCAAGGGCCGCTGCGGGTCACTGCCGGCGGCTTGCTCACTGCGGGTGAGGTAAAGTCGGCAGCGGCGCTGGCCTTCAGTGCGGCCACGGTCATCGGCGTCTGGTTGGTGGCTCGTTCAGGCTGGCCGATTCTGCTGCTCGGCGCCGGTGCGATCGCCGCCGGCGTGGCCTACACCGCGGGCCCGTGGCCGCTGGCTTACCACGGTTTCGGTGATCCTTTCGTCTTCGCCTTTTTCGGCCTCGCCGCCGTTGCCGGCACTTACTACGTGCAGAGCGGCGGCAGTGCCCTCGCGGTCTGGCTGGCGGCGGTCCCGCTGGGCGCGTTGGCCACGGCCATTCTGGTGGTGAACAACGTGCGCGATTGCGATGGCGATCGCCGCGCCGGCAAACGCACACTGGCGGTGCGTCTTGGAGCGCGCGCTGGCCGGCTAGAGTATTTGGCCTTGCTCGGTCTCGCGTACGCGGTGCCGCCCGCGCTGTGCGCCATGGGAGCCGCCTCGGCCTGGGCGCTGCTGCCGTGGTTGAGCCTGCCGTGGGCCGTGCGGTTGGGGTGGCAGCTAGCCACCTGCGGCAGCGCGCCGGGATTCAATGCCGCACTGGTCAACACCGCCCGCTTGCATCTGGCCTTCGGCGTTCTCTTCGCCCTCGGCTTGTTGCGCTAG